In the Zingiber officinale cultivar Zhangliang chromosome 5A, Zo_v1.1, whole genome shotgun sequence genome, AGGCATAGGCGCTCGTTTTCCAGCTTCGTGCGCTCCATCTCGCGCTCTTTGTTGGTGCAGAAGCGGAGCCACTTGAATCGCTGCCGCTCGAGCTGGAAGGCGCGGCACTGGAACGCCACCCGCTGCTCCTCCAACTCCGCGGCCTTCTTCCGCAGCCACTGATGCTGTTCGCCTCCGCCGGCCGTTGACATGGCCGCCATCAGCTCCGACCGCAGCTGCTGCATTGTGCCGGACTGCGACGAGAGGGTCAGGGTAAGAGGAGGCGACCCTGACATCTGGGACGACGCCCTCCTCTGCTTCTTTCCCGGCGCCACGAGCTCTTTACTGTCCTCGTCCTCCCCCTCGTCGTGCTTGTGCGGGTGGTGACGGCGCTTGTGGTTGTTGCCGTCTCCCAAATCCTCATCGTCCTCGTCGTCTTCGACGTCAAAGCCGTCCTCGTCCTCGCTGTCGACGTCATCGTCGTCGTCCACTTCGTCGCCCATCATCATCCCCTCTTCGTCGGTGGCTGTCGGCACGGCCAAGGCTCGGCTAGCGACCACGCCGGTCCCGTCGGAGCGGCTTCCTTGAGGGTGATGGAAACAGAGATGTCGCTGCTGAGGATCCTGATGCGGCGGCGGGGGCACCTGCTGAGACGGTGGCGGCGGGGCGCTGGCCGCAGCGGTGCAGGAGCCACCGCCTCCGGCGTGGTGGTAGGCGCACATTTCGCGAAAGAAGAGGTGCTTGGAATTTAGGAGCTTCCGCGCCTCCTCTTTGGCCTTCGGCGATAGGTGGTCCATGGTGTCGAGCAGAGCCTGGTTCTCCACAACGCGGCAGGCCGTGCCCTTTCCGAGCAAGTCGTTCACCCGCTTGTATCGTTTGTTGAGGTCGTTGAACTTGTCCTCACACTGCTGCGGCGACACCGAAAACCCTTTCTCCATCATCTCCCGAGACACCGACTTCCACTTCCCCTTCTTCTGCAGCAGTGCCGCCGCCGTCCCCGCCTTACTCTTCCCCTTACCCGCCACCATTTGCTGCTGCTCGCTCTCAGCTCCAGCGCCGCCATCGTCGCCGACGCGATACACCACCTGGACGAGCAATCTCACCATACTGTCCGTCCATTTCATCCTCTGCCACAGCGACGCCGGCGGTGGCTGTTGAGTCAGCGATCGCCGTGCCGCCGGGTCGTCCGCCGGTTCAGCCTCGCCGTACCCGGGCTCCTCCTCGGAGCTCAACACGTGCTGCTGTTGCGTCTGCGCAGGGGGCTGCTGCTTGTCCCGCGCGAACGGGGACAAGTATTGACCGCGACGGCCTAATGGGCGATGCTCTGCTACGTCGCCGGCGGACTGGAAATGAAGCATCTGGTGCGCTGGCTGCTGCGCTGGCTGCTGCGCCAGCTGGTGATGAAGCTTCGGCTGCTGTTGCATCTGCTGTTGGTGCGGATGCAGCGACATGTCCAACCCAAGCAACACCCCTGAGCCCATGTTGCTCGGCATCATGTCTTCCGGCACCCCATGATCCATCCTCTCCTTTCTCTATTTCTGTCCAAATCTATCTTCTACGGCGTGTCCTCTGCGCCAGCTCATCCATGAAGGAATACGACATGAACGTGCACACCATCCAGATCTTAATTTCTCACCTCAGCAGATGGacgggaaaaaaaaaatcagactaAAAAAGCAAGGGGTAGACCAATTACGAGACCACGAGCCAACGTCGGTTAACACCTATCGTGATTGTCCTCCTCCGGGCCGTGGAGTGGTGGGTGCCGCCGGTTTCGGCGAAGCATGGTGGATTGAAACTCCAGTCGCATGTTTTCCCCCTTCCTGTGGGTCGCAGAAAAAAGCGACCCCGATGCGTGGCGCCGCACAGCGAACACGCTCCGCCGTTCGACCATTGGATGGCTCCGGAGGAGCTACCCATGCCGTCAGAGTGAGTATTGGGAATCGAGCGGTGATTTGTTTGTGCGAGTGCAGGTGCGAGAAAGGGGTTAGGTGGGGCAGCACGGGGAAGAAGTTGCCCATGGTTTTGGTCACAGGTTGCAGAAATGAGGGGTTTTGATTCGATTGACTATGTGGGCGTACGAACGTGAATTTATTACCATGCGCCTTTCCGAAGCTTTGCGCGAATATCAATGCCTAGCGACGGACATCTCCGCTGTTTAATTATCTATAATTTTTATAACAGTAAATTTTATTAGTCACCCGTTAGAAATGAatgttaattaataataaatgtgGTATTACTAAATATCTTTgatgataatttataaaatatattttgactgataaattttaatcatttaataTTATTCTTTTTATAAAATGAAATCTAGCATCCTATAaaggagaaattatctttatatcTCTacacaaatttaaatatttacatTTAGTTCCGTCTCTATGTCAAATTTGTTTCCCAATATTTGAtccaattaatttatttattttgactttctaATCTTATGAAATTATTATATTATcctcatattaaattaaaatattcaaaTATTACTTATTTTAAATCTCCGCACTCACTCCCCTTATTTCGAGCCTCCGTAAGTCTAAGCCATCGATGACACAATCCCCGACTTCCCCTCTAAATCTTCAGCGATGACCTTACCTCCCCTTACTTTAACCCTAAAGTATCTCTATTGATGTTGAAAGCAAAAATCGAATAACTGACAAAACTCTACTTTTATCTTCAACACAAGAATCATCAGTAAGTTATAATTTTTGATCCTAGATTTTGACTAATTGTTATTTTTGTGTGAAAAATCAAAGCTGTAGGTCATGGGTATTTTAGTTCATGGGTGTTTTCAATTTTGTGAGGTTGAGGttgaataaaatttgatttttgttTTGGAATTACAAATTTATGAATGAATTTGTATTGCATTTTCTTCAATTCAAGGAAAAAATGAGATATGTGGATATTTTGTAGTGATTACCAATAAACGGAGTATTTTGCCCAATTTAAGCAGTATGATGCTCAAAATTTGTGAGATTGAATAAAACTATACTTGTGAACAAGATAAAATTTGGGGTTTAGTTTTCTGGTTATGTTTGTGTTATTTAAAGATGAATTAATagcaaatttttattatttagttCTTGAATAGAAAAAGTCTTAAATCATTAGAAAATTTCTAGGAAAAAATCTTGAATTGTATATGAATAAGTTTTGATTTTCAGTTTTTAAATGATTGAATCAAATGTTATGTTTTTGTAGATTAAGTTAAAATGGATTCTGGAAGTGAGTTTTGCAACCTTGTATTTTTGGGTAGTTGTAAGTGCAAAAACTAGTTGTCTGTTATTTCAATTTTCAGTGGTTGTAGTTTCATGGATATATATGTGAgtcttggtaaaaaaaaaaaatatgcggAGGTTACTCCCGAATCTATGATTATGCAATACCTAGCTCTGTAACATAAGATGTATGTAACTTTgaacgatgatgatgatgtgcTCAATATGATAcattttcatatgtgtttgaAGTTGAGCATGATCGATTTGAGGGTAGAAAGCATAAACGAACATGTCGACGACGGCCTAAATTTAGGAAGATAACATATATTATATCTCTCTTCATATTGTGGTTttgataatattatatgttacatcgcataaatgcatatgatataGTTAAGTTAACATATTAATCATATCAAACTGGTAAGGGTTAAGAAGGAACATACACAGTCAAGGAGTGATGAGGAGATCGAACTGTCCCGTTGCCAAATACTATAGGTGTTTGGATTAACTGCATCCATGGCAAAAGGTAAAATTTCAAGGATGCTGTTGATTTAAGAATATgtgttaaaaactatgttgttgcTATAAgatgttcattttttttataaaacaatgATCGCGAGAAAGTAATTGCTATTTGTAGTGAAAGGAGTTGTGGATGGAAAATTTATGCTTCAAAATATAAAACAGATAGTATATTTGCGATCCAAAAATATAACCTACAGTATACATGTAGTGAGAACAATCTGCATAGTAGAGGGCATCCTAAATCCGATGCAACTTGGATTGCTAATGTGGTAAAAGATAAATTGAGAGGAGAGCCCTCTTATCATCCTTGTATAATTCAAAAAGACTTGTAAATAGATCATGGAGTAGAGTTAGACTACAACAAAGTGTGGAAAGACAAGGAGTTTAATCCTATAACATGGCACAAAGAAGGGATGCTACGATAGGCTAAGATGGTATTGTCGTGCTATTCAAGAAATAAATCATGGCAGTGTTGTTGAGTGCGAGATTAATCCTATAACATCTAAATTCAAATGATTATTCATTTATTTTCATGCATGTGCAGTTGGTTTTCTTACTGGTTGTAGGCCATTAATTTTTTGGCTGGAACTCATATAAAGAATAAGTATAAAGGTTACATCCTATTTTCTATGCCGAAGGATGCCAACGATGATCTTTTCACAATTGGTTATTTTATAGTGGATGCGAAGAATGACGCTAATTGGGAATGGTTTTGTTATCATTTGAGAAATGTCCTAATTTTGTGTCAAAGCATTTCGTTCAACAAATTCACTTTTTTCTCCGACAAACATCCTAGGATTATGAAGGCAGTTAAGCAATTATTTATGGGTAGTCTCCATTTCTATTATTTGAGGTATTTAGTGGATAATTTTATGAAGCatgtaaataattaattaattaattttgtccAGATACATGTTTTGAATCTGAAATGATTTGTTTGCCTGATTCTAGGTGTTGTAAAGTTATCCAAAACATAGCAAAAAGCACTAGTCTTCGGTATTCAAGAAAGATGTGTATGCTCTATCTTTGCAGAAGCATGAACAACATATAAACAATATCATCGACTTCATGCCACTTGCCAAAGGGTTTATTGTACAGTCTCATCCTCAAAGTTGGGCAAATGCTTTATTTTTGGGTGATAGATGAGGTGTTATGAATAATAATATAGCTGAGTGTTGGAATAATTGGGTTAAACAATCTCATTATCTCCCTATTGTGCTATGGCGGACCACATATGCATGCAGATCATAAACATAATGCACTGGCTACGTGAATCAACATTGGCGATGGTTAAGGAATTAGGTATGAGAAAGGAGAAGGCTATTACTAGAATATTTCTTGAATCCTAAAATTTGAGAGTGCATTGTCATGTAATTGGAGGTTTGAGGTACTTGATGGTGAAAAATCCTTTGGTGTTAATTTAATGGATAACAATTGTTCATGCAGATCTTGGCAAATCAATAAGTTTCTATGTAAGCACGCTTGTGCCGCTATTGAGTCTAGGTCGTTGTCTTTGTATGATTTTTACGACAAGTAATTCAAGACTTGAATGTATCATCAAGCATATAAAGGAATTATTAATCCAATCCCAACTTTTGGCATTAATGAGTCAACTCTTGATAAAGGAAATGTAATCAATGATCATGATGTGCATAATCAGCCAGGTCGTAGGAGGACTAAAAGGATATCATCTCAAGTTGAAACACATGTGTCAAAGTGTAGTTGTTGTCATCAGAAATGCCACAATAGATGTAGCTGTAAAGAAGCTGTAAACTAGATTAAAATGGTGTTTAAGTGTTTTGTTTGTCATTTGTTAATAAATATATAACACTTAGTTTATTTGTGAGTAGCTTGACTAATACTTTTTTTACACTTTCGTAGAAAAAAGAGATTACTAGAAGAGGAATCAAGCATGGTCTTACATACTATAAGGCCTACACCAAGTAATAGCATGGGTGATTTAAGCATTATATGATGGTTCTATTTTTGTAAACTTTGTGCAAGACTTGGTTTGTCTATTTATGTAGTATACTATGATCTATTATGTTTTtatatgtaaacatgtatcagTTCTGTTTGTAGTTTATGTTGACTTTGTATCATATAATAATTACTGTTGTGTTTATAGACGTAGGAACATAAATAatatatgtttatgttttgatatttgatatgtgttattTTGTATACTTTGGTTCAAGTGGTGGGATTATGAATGACCCTATCCAATTTTGGTAGAAACTTGAGTACAAATGTTGATAAATTAGGTATATAATGTGCAAGGATGAGTACAAATATTGAGAAATTAGGTATATGATGATAATGACTAATTAACCGAAATATAGTACCGTAGGCATGCTTGGTATTGACAAATTGGATATATGATATGTAAGGATATTCCCTCAATAAACATCTAGGAACGTGTGGTATACAATGCACAATCCCTCAatcaacttgaatttgaaaatattataCCAAATCAAGTAGTGTTTTTAGTGGGATGCCACAAGAGTGTCTAACCTTTGTCTAAATGTACCCAATAGTTTGTAAATTGTACTGGCATcatgtaaatatatatataaattggaGTCAATTGTGTCTGATTTTTTTTAGATAATGAATTTTAGATGAGCTTACTAAGTATAACAAAATCTCCATAAGCAAATGAGATGGTAATATTTAGCTCCCACAAGCAAGAAAGGAACAAGAAATAAGTTCATGCAGAAAATAATTATGGGTATGTTCATCCAACTATTTTTATAAAAGATACCTACATCCAACTTAAACAAGTCTATTAATTAATTGCTAACATGTAGAGAATccaatttgtttattattttttcatacaTGTCAATGATCTTAGATGTATTTTTACGATACTCATTAGCTAACTCTAGCTGAATATTGATTAACTTTGATAGTTCTTTAGTTTGCTTCTTTTTTTACTAGAACTTGAAGAGACAGTTGAAATAGACATCAAAGTTAAGCTCGAACCTCTTTTGGAAGAAGGGTTAAAGGAAGCACGTTATCTCTCCTTATATGAATTAAAAGCTGTCAATGCTTTCTCTTTACTTAGATACGATTTGTGCAATGCGCCGCTATATTTGTTAACTTGAGCATGAGTTTCTTCCCAACTATCATAAACACTGGGGTTCCTTCCAACAAAAATAACATACATTTTTTCCTATATTTACAATAAACAAGCATTTCAACCATAAATCACTTCTAAAACAATATGTTGAAATAAAATCTTAGGGCTCACCATTTTAGCACTCAAATGTCTCTTGTCGTTACCGCCTATCTTGCTCTCACCGCCTTTCTTGCCATTATCGTCAATTTTAGGATACAAATAGGAGTTTGCGAGAGGGAGTTGGGAGGGAGAGGATCGATTTTAGGGAGTTGGGTGGGAGATGAGAGATTAGGGTTTGGTAGGATTTTACCGCATTTTCTTTGGCTTTTTAAGATTTTTTACCCATGCATGTGAGGATCACATGTACAATAAttgttaaatattttaataacGTGGTAGGGACATATTTCAGATGAGAGGGCTTTGTAACTAGATACTCAAACTTTGTATAATTATACTCAATTAAACTACATCTATACTCAATTAAACTACATTTATACTTTATTTATGATAATTTATACCTAATCTATACATATTAATGATTGATCAACCTATTGTAGATAGtgctcaattggatagaaaatatacttgatttagatTAAATTGTATTGAATTAAGGTGGAATTATACCTCCATTTGAACTTTTTGTACCTAATTAAACTCTATTTATATTATCAATGACATATAAATTTGGACATTTAATTATACCAAATTAACCTACAATTATATTTACTTTTggaaattttatatataataaagtGGAGCAATAGTGTCATTTGTAGGGGATCGATGACCGGTTAGAAGGGGGTTGCATAGACGGCTCCTCCAAAtaatcgcttcctacgtatttatTAGTTGcacaagcggaaatacaataatacaaacacaaatacgaaagctaaatactaaaggaaagaatgtaaACAAACTGACACGCCGATATACGTGGTTCGGAaataaggctcctactccacgactatccgtaaggtggacgatccctatctgtcggtggattactccctggaagacctctggctagctcacgtagctccttgtgggttgATAAATCTCACCACtactctcacaagaactctttacAAGTTAGGGCACtcgtagactactaataggggttaaccacctctattttgtcaaccttaaccaagctcccaagacttggttatataggccatgggttgaaaaccccgcctaccagtcgactgccaaaaccatcagtcgactgccctcttgtggaaatttgatcgttacatcccaacggctcgataccagtcgactagtaaaagtaccagtcgactgctccacactgatcgagcaaacagaagcattctgttcactcccagtcgactgcccagttgactacaccagtcgactgatgaaaccaccagccGACTGGTACCTGATTACAATCActcaacactcggaccctcaaccttacgactcacttgatgcttctttgtagccttgacctccttgccttcaagcctacttcctcttggctctcgtccctcagatgcacccaagTCCGCGGCTCGTCTCAATGACATCCTTCGCGTATTCcttgaagtcacttccctcgggccttgtccttgctaccttgtccacggtccctcggatgctgcATCCTTCATCGGACTCGAAACCATTAACTTGAgacatatgtgtatcctgcaaaactGCACGCTCACTATTAAcgatccgcaagtgcacggaatcgtcgtcagtaataaagaaagatatcgtatccacagggattggttataaccactaaagatatcttaacacgaattagctaaacaacaaatcaattgatttataacAACTAAGTGCAACTATAGAAAGTAAAGCATAGAAGTAAAAGtgtagaaacaagaataagggctatgataaaaggaTGTTCTAGGAATTTTGGTTTTTTTGTaatattattcaatgtaaatgatctaccaaatcttatttctcaattgttcatcatttgtagaagattgtcgattctctcttacaatagacaaccaacctaggactaaaatctatatctaatgtgatcaattaggaatgattcctatgatgtccttacacgggcttgtctgtcacgtgcgtccctcggataatcaacatagaaattcattacttctcaaccaAATCAAGATATAacagattaatgcatacaatctatcttatccccttgaatgaccttatttcaccctcaagattatCCTTCAatcatccttacacgggcttgtctatCACGTACGTCCCTTGGATAATCGAATGagaaattacctctacaagatccacaagatactcaAACATTTAATCAAGTATAGTAATCAAgtccaatcacaacaatccacacaagatcaaataaatataaacaagacaaaatcatagaaataggaaattggtaaatccacaagagtttacatcaaatcatattacaaatactccctccatcctagaacaaagagatctaatccatagaacaagaaaagaatcccaaagacaagaagatcataagcatcttgatcccaaaatctaagaagagagagtgaagaaaaacttatctacgatgaagaatgattttcggatccaatcctcgatctcggagtcgattcgttgaagatctgcccttagatcgccggaaaatccctccaagaaggtgaggaatcgcccaaatcttgctttctcccaaaagggagaactccCCCTTCAAATGATGGAAGaaccccttatatagagcagagCTTTTaggtgccacacggccccgagacccggccatgtgtgagacacggcctagGTCACTCTCTTCACTGcccatctcacacggccgtgtgatgcacacgaccgTGACATGTCCTGCCACTGCcatccttgcatggccgtgtagatctacacggcctgtgcTGCCTCCAACTCTGGAACTCATGtacggtcgtgtctgggacacgatcAGGGCTTGTTTGGCTTCTGGAAAATTGTACGaccgtgtaaatctacacggtcgtgtattGCTTTGGCTCTAGAAGGCTTCAAAATTGGCATGACCATGTGATACACACACGGCCGCGACCTTCTCCTTTTCTGCAGAAGTTACACGGGTGATCATCACCACACAGCTTAGGTCACTCTCCCAAACATGGCGTGTGGCACTCCAAGACGGTGTCTTCCTCCTTTCATTAGCTTGTAGATTTGGCCTCGATcataaattcttctccaaatatgACTCATGCGTacagaaaatgcataaaagtagatatccgaacaaaaagagtaaatatgctaaaagcaaagctagaAGTACGAAAATTCATAGATAAAATAtgcgcaaaatatgtgaatgtgcgtcaaaacatgctaaacaagtgtatacaatctacgcacatcacacccccagacttagacttttgtTTGTCCTCAAGAAAAAATACCGCAATCTtaattcatatgctctacaatgcattcataatccttaatgtactttcctaactctatcaaaaagtttcattaacaagcatgatcatggaaacaagccaagtatggctcaagcataagtctcttgtgcacaatgcaaaaagtgacccaaacttttcaagtttcaatctatgttctagtcaagttgtcatccagatgagttcctaatgtttccggtgatagacacttacctgtcacacatttggttcatatttctcaaccaacccagggtctcaaaggcgtgctcaatctcaagagaagctaagcagtcatttccccagcaacctaactcagtctcaaaggggggGACTTGCCAGATTCTActtacgacaactattttttatatcccttattcatctttttttttttcttttttcatttttttaatataagtatttgcattgtgtaaaacttatttacaaatgtacttttagcacaaatgttggaatattttgatttttttcaaatgagtttaTATGATTTGAGCATCattcagtaaccaaaatgaagtttgagaaatcactatggaaaccaagtactaaacaaacaagatgaatcatgattatttgaatgatatcaactatccaagctcaagtatagtgaaggtaagatccttaaggtcaagccaaatttcaaacttatctccatatgatatttagcttatttcatgccactcaagatagagaaaagaaatacactaagcatactactagtatcatttaaaacatcatgaatcaagataataaacgtgctaacatttttactaaaagacaagaaatcatataagtgaagtttgatgttctcaagatgtatgccacaaggttTTCAAAAGACAATCAAAT is a window encoding:
- the LOC121979472 gene encoding bromodomain adjacent to zinc finger domain protein 2B-like; this translates as MDHGVPEDMMPSNMGSGVLLGLDMSLHPHQQQMQQQPKLHHQLAQQPAQQPAHQMLHFQSAGDVAEHRPLGRRGQYLSPFARDKQQPPAQTQQQHVLSSEEEPGYGEAEPADDPAARRSLTQQPPPASLWQRMKWTDSMVRLLVQVVYRVGDDGGAGAESEQQQMVAGKGKSKAGTAAALLQKKGKWKSVSREMMEKGFSVSPQQCEDKFNDLNKRYKRVNDLLGKGTACRVVENQALLDTMDHLSPKAKEEARKLLNSKHLFFREMCAYHHAGGGGSCTAAASAPPPPSQQVPPPPHQDPQQRHLCFHHPQGSRSDGTGVVASRALAVPTATDEEGMMMGDEVDDDDDVDSEDEDGFDVEDDEDDEDLGDGNNHKRRHHPHKHDEGEDEDSKELVAPGKKQRRASSQMSGSPPLTLTLSSQSGTMQQLRSELMAAMSTAGGGEQHQWLRKKAAELEEQRVAFQCRAFQLERQRFKWLRFCTNKEREMERTKLENERLCLENDRMLLLLRQKELELMQGGCGTANADHPSSSTA